In Gossypium hirsutum isolate 1008001.06 chromosome D06, Gossypium_hirsutum_v2.1, whole genome shotgun sequence, one genomic interval encodes:
- the LOC107901429 gene encoding NAC domain-containing protein 2: MTASELQLPPGFRFHPTDEELVMHYLCRKCASQSIAVPIIAEIDLYKYDPWDLPDLALYGEKEWYFFSPRDRKYPNGSRPNRAAGSGYWKATGADKPIGQPKPVGIKKALVFYAGKAPKGEKTNWIMHEYRLADVDRSARKKNSLRLDDWVLCRIYNKKGAIEKQSPQGSIGKSSAVTEIEDKKPDIATLGVDTRQLPPPPTGLGNDYVYFDTSESVPRLHTDSSCSEHVVSPEFTCEVQSEPQWKDWGSATNTTTTNALDFPYNYMDATVDNGFPAHFQSNNQLSPLQDMFMYLQKPF, translated from the exons ATGACAGCATCGGAGTTACAGCTGCCACCTGGATTCCGATTCCATCCAACCGACGAAGAGCTTGTGATGCACTATCTTTGCCGGAAATGTGCATCGCAGTCCATCGCTGTGCCGATTATCGCTGAAATCGATCTTTACAAATACGATCCTTGGGACCTTCCAG ATTTGGCGTTGTACGGAGAGAAAGAATGGTATTTTTTCTCCCCGAGGGATAGGAAATATCCGAACGGTTCACGGCCTAACCGGGCAGCTGGTTCTGGGTACTGGAAGGCAACCGGAGCTGACAAACCGATTGGGCAGCCGAAGCCGGTCGGGATTAAGAAGGCTTTGGTGTTTTACGCTGGGAAGGCACCTAAAGGAGAGAAAACCAATTGGATTATGCACGAGTATCGGTTAGCTGACGTGGACCGATCGGCTCGCAAGAAGAACAGTTTAAGG TTGGACGATTGGGTGCTTTGCCGGATTTATAACAAGAAAGGCGCCATCGAGAAACAGTCACCGCAAGGAAGCATTGGCAAAAGCTCTGCCGTGACGGAGATCGAAGACAAGAAGCCGGATATAGCGACACTTGGCGTGGACACGCGCCAGCTGCCCCCGCCTCCTACGGGGCTAGGTAACGATTACGTGTACTTTGACACGTCGGAGTCGGTGCCGAGACTCCACACGGACTCAAGCTGTTCGGAGCACGTGGTGTCACCGGAGTTCACGTGCGAGGTTCAAAGCGAGCCGCAATGGAAGGACTGGGGAAGTGCTACCAACACCACCACCACCAATGCCCTTGACTTCCCTTATAATTACATGGATGCCACTGTTGATAACGGGTTTCCTGCCCATTTCCAGAGTAATAATCAGCTGTCCCCGCTCCAGGACATGTTCATGTACCTGCAGAAGCCATTTTAG